The genomic segment TGAGGAGACTACTTGGCttcttgattttcattttcttttaatttttgtatGCAATGAAATCTAGAGTGATTGTCCACTATGTGTAGATCAAAGTGTAGGCTCATTCTCGCATACTGCCAGTTAGAAGTGTTAAGTAGACTCAAGCTTAGACCCTTAATCCTCGCTTAACCACGATATGTTGGCATGGGAACTTATTCTGATTAGTTATTTTGACACCGATTCCAGTCACTTATTCACCATGGTTTTCGAACTATGTCCAAAATCCAGTACTATGAATGGTCGAATAAGAGGATACTGGCATGATCATATATCCACATTCTTCTCTGGTCACAAGTTCCATTTCAAATTAGCTTGCCTTTAGAGTGTAAACAAGTTAGAATGAGATGTACATAAGTTTCAATACAATATAAACAAATTAGAGTAGGatttacaaaaatttgaaatagaCATTTAAACTTGAAGTGGACTAAAATAGACTAATGAGGCATGGATCCTTGATTCAAGTGAATTTCATTTAACCTTGAAGTGGAAGAGAATTGTTTGGCGGTTCTATAGTTCAAGGCCAATGTTAGGGCTCCATTGGACCTTCCCGTTCTgacttcttctttttatttctttttttaaaaaaaaatataatgtaAGTGGAGATCTCGAACTGAAATCACTCACTTATATTCTTTCCTTCCATACTGTTCAATCCATCCCTTCCTCTTCCAGTTTTGACTTTAGATCTAAGTATTCATACAATTGTCTTATCTAGGAGAATTTCAAatggaaaatttttatttatattagtTATATAGTTttttgggttaattacatttatcaTCCCTGTGATTTTGACCAAATTACAAAACTACCTTGTTGTTTGGCAAAATTATAGTTAAACCCCTTGAATGACAAAACGTAAATCAAATACTCCCAGACATTAGTTGCTATCATATGTTGAATGCaccaacaatatatatatatatatatatatatataagtccCAAATTACCCTTTTGTAAATTGAGTTGGTTACATGTATCTCACTTGAGGTTTGCCCCAATGACAAAATGAAACTTAAGAGTTTCTGGAAAATAGTTTAATGCTTTAAACAGCCAAatgtttattaaataaaaatttcacCTGTAAATTGCATCGATTTCAACAAAAGATTTAATGAAATTCTGAGAATACTGGTTAATTGCTAATCCCTTTTTTGCCAATTTTTTTCATGGCATCATTAATAGTAATGTTTGGTCAATACTATAGTTTTATTGACCAGCTATTATTGTTTAATATAGCAACCTTTTCCACGTTAGTGCACAAAAATCAAACTCCCTTTTTCAATTGGTGGATTAGTCTTTAAATTTTAACACAAATGAACCATATGGCACACAGAAGTGGTAAAAAAACTtaggggaaaaatgaaaaatgaaaaaaggaacAAATAATGTTGTGAACATATCAGCTGCGGGCCATGGATTCTGGTCACAATGCCACAATGGCCTCATTAGAAATTTAAATCGTCATGACTCATAACTTGACCTATTTCTTCTTTATATTGTCCAATTTCTTGTCTGATACACATTTCCACTTCTTTAAAATAGCTTAATAAAAGAAAGCTAATGGAATACATTCATTATTACCGAATCATACtaaaaaatttgtttcaaaATCTCAAGAATCTAGTATAGgtgttttgcttttctttttgttgttaCTTACCTCTTGAGGGAGGCAAgttaaccaaaactcacactacAATTGCTTTCTTTTTTACTAATAGGGCGATATCGTCAGCCTCAACCAACAATTGCAAAATCATAGAAGAGTAACTTCGCAGCTTGTGAGATTAATTGGGAACGAAGCTGCAACAAAAGAATACCTAGCCAAATGTTTGTATACTTTTGCAATTGGAAGTAATGATTACATCGACAGCTACTTACTCCCAGAATATTATCCTACAAGCCGCCTACGTACTCCAAGACAATTTGCTAGAATGTTGATTATAGAATATTCTCAGCAACTACGGGTTCgtataattattttcttttaacagatttccatttttattcattaaattttgATGTTCACCTTGAATatacatttaaaaaaagaaaaagaaaaaacctaACTCGTATCCCTTTTGGTGCTAGAAATTGTACAGATTGGGGGCAAGAAAAATAGCTATCTTTGGGCTAGGTTTCCTTGGTTGTGTGCCTGGTTTGTTATCTATAGATGGTACATGTGTGGATTCTTTAAATAGTGAAGTTCAGTTATTCAATGAGGAGCTCAAGCCGCTGGTCGATGAACTGAATACCGAGTTAAGCGGTGCACATTTTATCTATGTAAATGTCACAGCAATCACTTTGAGCACTATGCCTGCAGGTACGTTGGAACTTCTACTTTATGGAAACCGAAAGTGTTTATTTAGACTCAACTTGCACAGATAATATAGGACGGTGACGAAGGCAAACCTGATGTTCATGCAAACGAAAAGAATATTAAGGTTTTGGTTACAAAATAAGCTTATTGGATTTAGTTTTACAACATTTTTGTTATAAAGACTAAAGTAAAATGTGTGGATAATAATTTGTTTCTTAGAAAAAGATGTAAGTTGGTAATTATTTTGTTAGTTACCACATTTAACATTCTTGggttattttcttttgaagtttATCAAAATCATGGTAATGCAATATCAAAATGAAGAGGTTCTtaaaccaaagaatttatcccTTAATATAATATTTGTGTAGATGTCCTATACAATGGAGTGCACAATTCTATGAAGGTGTTTTAGGatgtgtttgataaaactgagatcaaaattcaaatttaaaatttaaagtctgaatccattaaattattgtattattaagtactaaatctaatatatttgagtatatatcacattgagtgataagtaaataacttttcacttattttttggaacaaattttgcctagaaaattcagtgtcgcttaattaatttagatgttctatttttattatcaaacgaatctgaatatgttaagatctgaagtcattaaatttaagtgataaattggattatcaaacacGACCTAGTCATTTAACAATAAATTTATTAACTATTTTAATCAATGAACAATACTCAAACCGTTATTTACCAAAATTTGTACCCTTCTATGAATTTTTTTGGGTTcttatatttcatatttttcctaataaaatGATCTAAAGCGTCTAATACATTTTGAACAATTAGATTTGTTATCTTTTAACCATTTGAACACGCAATATTGGTTGCTAGTATATGGAATGATAATTCATCAGTATATATACTTGCATAAACTCGAACTCCAATGAAGCAAATTAACGTTTTAATGGAACGATTGACTTAGAAACACTTCAGCTACTCAGCATTTCACATGAAATTATAAAAGCAAAATTATCCTATCTTGCCACTTGCCACTTCCATTTGAATGTCTAGTTGGATACATAATATAGACCAGACAATTGGAGGGTTCACTCAGGAAATTTCAGTTTATGTAgaaacaaaaacgaaaagaaaagaaaaaaagaaaaaaggtcatTGTACATCTTCTACACATCTACTTCCACGTTTTTCTTTGAtactgtgttttttttttctttttttcaattcacTCTTACACTAAATCTATCTCAGAAATTTCAATTGATAAGGCACCATGCTGCAATGTGTCTACAACAGTTAGTGCTGGACAATGCAATCCTGGACAAATTCCCTGCAGCAGCAGAAACCAATATTATTTCTGGGATGATTTCCATCCCAGTGAAATAGTGTGTGAAGCATCTTCAAAATCGGCATACTCTGCATTATCCTCATTACTTAATGCTTATCCTTTTGGTATTGGTAGCCTAGCAAACACCGACTCTCGTGATAAACTGCAGATACAATAAAGTATGTTTGCAGATGTGtattcttttttcctctttttccccAACAAAGTGTGTTGTAATACTCTGAAAGTCTGATGAATTACTATGATTTTATGGCCACTTTGTAAACAATCACGGTTTGATGTAAACTatttaattattattaaaattaagttaagcccaatattttgttttttccttaTAGACAAGACATTATttcatgaacaaataaaaaatcaatttacaaaattaccaaaaagaaaaacaatttaTACTTTGTCAATGAGTAACCTTAGTTTTACAATTAGCTAAGATTAATTTTTCTTGATTTACATAAGGGTTTTTCTGGTGATCAGTACCCAATGGGCACTTGTTAGCACAGATAAATTACTTAATTTGTTATGTTGATACACACAATCACAATTATTGTGTCCTTTTTCTTATACATTTTTCCATGTTATCTGCACTTTTCTACTAAAAAACTAATACCTGAAACCCCTATTAATGAGTAAGTGGTGCACAACTTAACCAAACagtttatataattttttttttgtcaataacTATTTATATAATTAAGCCATGTAAAAGGTGCAATGTCTAGGGATATTGATATGAAGAAATTCCGATCATAAATACAAGATGAATTAATTCTGTATGGCTAATCAATAAAGAACATAAAATCTAACcgcaaaaattcaaattccaGTCaacaaaacaagataaaagattTCCAGTTTTAACtgatcatttaaaaaaaaaacatatatagcATCTAAAACAACTTCAAGAAACCTGTCATAGTTAGCATCAAGAAGCAGTACAATTAACCGAAAAAAACTAAACCATTACTATGATAAACACGAGAGGGGTACTTTTGTGGACTGTTTTCCGACAAAGATTCGGGGAGGTTGCTTTTGTGAGGATCATGTGGCTGCATATATACGGAATTTTCGCTTGTCAGTGTACCTCGGCCTTGCCATTAAGGTGGAGTTCTCCTGGATGTCGTAATCCGCGAGTGAGCGATCTTCATCTAGTTGTTTTGCCGGCGAATACGAGGCTCTGGGTGCTGAGGAGGGATTCCATCATTCTGTTGAAGCTTGGCCTTGACGACTTGGATGGTATCGGAAATTTCCACCTCAAGAACAATGGTCCTGCTGCTTTGGGATTTGACGAAGATCTGCATGCTTGCCCGGAATGGACTTAGAATGGTTAAGATAGTTTCGAGAAAGCGTGGACTGTGTTTAGCTGAGAAGCgtgaattttggatttgaatgatTAAGCGCGGGTTGATTAAGTGGTAGCTTATAAAGCAGGTTATGCGGGAAAAGGATTAAGCAATGAAAATCCTATTTGTGAATCGTTCAGGACACACTACTTCACTTTAATCTGAACTTTTGGAAATTTCTATTGCCTTTTGGAAATCCTTTTTACCCTATAaaacctttaaaaaaaaaattaccaagtGACGGGTGAGATTTAAGAAGTAAAAATGGAGAAAGAGGATTTGAATCGAGAACTCTAATTCATGAGGCTTTTAATTTTAAATACCACTTCACTTTAATCTGAACTTTTGGAAATTTCTATCGCCTTTCACCCTGTAAACTTATTCATTTGGTAATTCAAATATGTTAATCAATTGAACAGGGTAAAAGGGAATGCAATAAATAGAAAACATTGGGAATAAAAGAGTGTAATTATAGGAACAAAAATTATtaagtcaaaaattgaaagtcCTAGAAGCTAGGCTGTGTTTGATTTTTGTTGTCACAACCCTCTTACACTATGGATTGGGGGCGTGATGTGCCTTTTGACTTACTATTAGTTAGAAGACATCATCCACAGACTATTCTTGCATGATTCGTGACCATTgttaatataaaataaaagaacaTGTGTCACTCTAGTACGTAATGTAAAGAAGTGTAACATTAAAAATGTGACAATGTTTGTGAACTCCCAAAATACTAATGTATACTTTATGGAATGAAATTTGTAACATCTGACGAGTAataaagaatatatatatacacagaCACATATGATTGGTGCAGAAAGCTACCATTAGGAATTTTCTTTGCActtctttcttgctttctttttttgtatTTCCTATGTTTACTTTATTAATCAATCCCTCCATCCCAAATATTTGTCATTTTTCATGCAACTCAACATTTTAACAATAATGGTCTAGTGGTGATACTTAGACGGAGTTTTCAAACTTCACCCTCCACATTAAGAAATTTGAAGGGTGTATATTATCTTTCTAAAAAGGACAAGGAATAGGAGTGGCAAAAGAATAAAATTATGTACTAATTTTTTGAAAACGACACCAATTTGGAAAACGCAATAAAGAGAAAATTACGCTTTTAATTTGAGGCTAGGAGCTtgcccacaaaaaaaaaataaaaataaaaatcgaGGCTAGGAATATCACGTAATTAGTAAGATTGTCAACTGCTGTGAATTGGACCGGTTGGGGTTTATCCGCATATTGCACTTTATCCCCATCAATTTCTGGTTTTGGTGATTTTGTGTTTTATTGGTTTGACTGAACCCAAATTCGACCCACtaaaattttgacctagttgggtCATAGCCCAATTATCATACACTAATAAACAACCCTACCCATCCAATTGCTACCCAAACTTTTATCGTCATGTTAC from the Coffea eugenioides isolate CCC68of unplaced genomic scaffold, Ceug_1.0 ScVebR1_55;HRSCAF=288, whole genome shotgun sequence genome contains:
- the LOC113758532 gene encoding GDSL esterase/lipase At1g29670-like, which produces MTFVAKQWVFLPVVGVVILFLQPFALGNPQVPCYFIFGDSQDDNGNNNYLNTTAKANYPPYGIDLPEGPTGRFTNGRNQADFIAELLGFEGYMPPFANIKGQDITKGVNYASAASGILDQTGRQLGDIVSLNQQLQNHRRVTSQLVRLIGNEAATKEYLAKCLYTFAIGSNDYIDSYLLPEYYPTSRLRTPRQFARMLIIEYSQQLRKLYRLGARKIAIFGLGFLGCVPGLLSIDGTCVDSLNSEVQLFNEELKPLVDELNTELSGAHFIYVNVTAITLSTMPAVSAGQCNPGQIPCSSRNQYYFWDDFHPSEICTSALPLRWSSPGCRNPRVSDLHLVVLPANTRLWVLRRDSIILLKLGLDDLDGIGNFHLKNNGPAALGFDEDLHACPEWT